The following nucleotide sequence is from Deltaproteobacteria bacterium.
AGGCGGCGCTTATGTATGGTTTTTCATTTGGAACGCCCCCAGCCCGCCGGCTCCGGCTCCGGCGACCAATCAGGCCTCAAGCGAAGACCAGTCGAATCCTGCGCGCTCCGGGTCTGCAACCAGCCCCGAAATTGGCCCCCTGTTCCCGTTAAAGAGCTTTATCGTGAATCTTCAGGAGAGAGAAGGAGAGCGTTATCTGAAGGTGACGATCGAACTCGAGATGGAACAAGAAACACTCAACGACGAGCTGACGAAAAGGACGTCGCAGATTCAGGATACCATAATCGCGTTGTTGAGTTCCAAGAGCTACGAGGAGATATCCAGTTTGTCCGGCAAACAAGTGCTGAAAGCGGAAATAAAAGCTCGGGTGAACCGGCTATTGACTACCGGCAATATACGTCGAGTGTATTTTACCGAGTTCGTGGTTCAATAAGGATTTCGTATGAGCCAGATTCTTTCCCAGGAAGAGGTGGATGCTTTACTAAGGGGTGTTTCCGGCGGCGAAATTGAAACCGAGGCGGAGCAACCCCTAGACGAGTCCGGAATTGTCGTATA
It contains:
- a CDS encoding flagellar basal body-associated FliL family protein encodes the protein MADEKPTNGGGAAAEAPKKKGKLGLILIIAVVLILAGGGAYVWFFIWNAPSPPAPAPATNQASSEDQSNPARSGSATSPEIGPLFPLKSFIVNLQEREGERYLKVTIELEMEQETLNDELTKRTSQIQDTIIALLSSKSYEEISSLSGKQVLKAEIKARVNRLLTTGNIRRVYFTEFVVQ